In Thermus oshimai DSM 12092, a single window of DNA contains:
- a CDS encoding SDR family NAD(P)-dependent oxidoreductase, producing the protein MRLRDKRVLITGAAHGIGRATLELFAKEGARLVACDL; encoded by the coding sequence ATGCGGCTTCGGGATAAACGGGTGCTCATCACGGGGGCGGCCCACGGCATCGGCCGGGCCACCCTGGAGCTTTTCGCGAAGGAAGGGGCGAGGCTCGTGGCCTGCGACCTGGA